In one Pseudarthrobacter sp. NBSH8 genomic region, the following are encoded:
- a CDS encoding YibE/F family protein, which translates to MGSGHSHVSTDHSEPTAQAIAARRKANRILAAVLVPLTLLTLVGMAMLWPSGSQEGISLASPYSAAPGVTFDTGKIQSVVEESCLQGSTAASRPPDTSGQPAPAGSECMFAFTEPDQGGSPVKVVINPDVAQSHGVKPGDQIRYLNLSNAQGAAASQGSPAYIFVDFVRTLPIVILALLYALVVIAVARWRGLRALLGLVGAYFVLAGFMLPGLVEGKPPLLLALVGSTVIMIGVLYFAHGFSARTSTALLGTMFGLGITALLAAWATDAANLAGVGSHDATTLINTSANISISGVILCGLIISGLGVLNDVTITQSSAVWELYELAPGTSARTLFTSAMRIGRDHIASTVYTIAFAYAGAALPILIIVMLYDRPLGDTLTSAELSEEVIRTLVGSIGLVLAIPVTTLIAVLVVKATGVRTVGQPAVGIPDEDRRPNGTPGADSISADDVGDNGALAAAAFERRSRQSTEDSDDPVLARRGRRADRR; encoded by the coding sequence ATGGGCTCCGGTCACTCCCACGTTTCAACAGATCATTCGGAGCCGACAGCCCAGGCGATTGCTGCCCGGCGGAAGGCAAACCGCATTCTGGCAGCTGTGCTAGTGCCGCTGACGCTTCTGACCCTGGTTGGCATGGCCATGCTGTGGCCGTCCGGGTCCCAAGAGGGGATATCCCTCGCCAGCCCTTACTCGGCGGCGCCGGGCGTTACGTTTGATACCGGCAAGATCCAGAGCGTCGTGGAAGAAAGCTGCTTGCAGGGCTCCACAGCCGCCAGCCGGCCCCCGGACACCAGCGGCCAGCCTGCCCCCGCCGGTTCCGAGTGCATGTTTGCTTTTACGGAACCGGACCAGGGCGGCAGCCCCGTCAAAGTCGTGATCAATCCTGACGTGGCGCAGTCACACGGCGTGAAGCCAGGTGACCAGATCAGGTACCTCAACCTTTCGAACGCCCAAGGCGCCGCGGCGTCGCAGGGGTCCCCGGCGTACATCTTCGTTGACTTCGTCCGGACCCTGCCCATCGTGATCCTGGCGCTCCTTTATGCCCTGGTGGTGATCGCGGTGGCGCGCTGGCGCGGACTCCGGGCACTGCTGGGGCTGGTGGGCGCGTATTTCGTCCTTGCCGGCTTTATGTTGCCCGGGCTGGTGGAGGGCAAACCTCCGCTGCTGCTGGCCCTGGTGGGGTCAACGGTGATCATGATCGGGGTCCTGTATTTTGCCCACGGATTCTCCGCGCGGACGTCCACGGCGCTGCTGGGCACCATGTTCGGCCTGGGCATCACGGCGCTGCTTGCGGCCTGGGCCACCGACGCCGCCAACCTCGCCGGCGTGGGCAGCCACGATGCCACCACCCTGATCAATACCTCGGCCAACATCTCCATTTCCGGGGTGATCCTCTGCGGCCTCATCATTTCCGGCCTTGGTGTCCTCAACGACGTCACCATCACGCAGTCGTCTGCCGTCTGGGAACTTTACGAGCTGGCACCCGGCACCAGCGCCCGGACGCTCTTCACCTCCGCCATGCGGATCGGCCGGGACCACATCGCCTCCACGGTCTACACCATCGCGTTTGCCTACGCCGGCGCAGCCCTGCCCATCCTGATCATTGTGATGCTCTATGACCGGCCGCTCGGGGACACGCTGACCAGCGCCGAGCTGTCCGAAGAAGTCATCCGCACACTCGTCGGCTCCATTGGCCTGGTCCTCGCCATCCCCGTGACCACCCTGATCGCCGTCCTGGTGGTCAAGGCCACCGGCGTCCGGACGGTGGGTCAGCCCGCCGTCGGCATCCCGGACGAAGACCGCCGACCAAACGGCACCCCGGGCGCCGACTCCATTAGCGCGGACGACGTCGGCGACAATGGTGCGCTCGCGGCGGCCGCCTTCGAGAGGCGGTCACGGCAGTCCACGGAAGACTCCGACGATCCTGTCCTCGCCCGGAGGGGGCGCCGCGCAGACCGCCGCTGA
- a CDS encoding deoxyguanosinetriphosphate triphosphohydrolase has protein sequence MFPVAETRTTAQALPGYEAHDSARWVEEPAKNNYRSDFERDRARVLHSSALRRLGAKTQVVAPDTDDFVRTRLTHSLEVAQVGRELGRALGCDPDVVDTACLSHDLGHPPFGHNGESALNEVAHAIGGFEGNAQTLRLLTRLEPKVLATDGRPAGLNLTRASLDAAAKYPWSALNAPVIHGQRTSKFGAYEDDLPIFDWLREGAPERRSCLEAQVMDLADDISYSVHDVEDAIVAGHFQLRWMDNPDHRARVVGYAKQWYLPHNDPAAIDAALARLEATDVWVREADGSRKSMAALKNMTSQLIGRFCQSALEATRAVYGPENLTRYSAELMVPDETVMEIAVMKGLATTFVMTTEHRQPIYERQREVLHALVTALNATGDRHLEPMFAADWRDAPDDGARLRVVIDQVASLTDGSALAMYERLVGSLPSLW, from the coding sequence ATGTTTCCGGTGGCTGAGACGCGCACCACGGCACAGGCCCTGCCCGGCTACGAGGCCCACGATTCCGCCCGCTGGGTGGAGGAACCGGCCAAAAACAACTACCGGTCCGATTTTGAGCGGGACCGCGCCCGGGTGCTGCACTCCTCGGCCCTGCGCCGCCTCGGCGCGAAAACGCAGGTGGTGGCCCCGGATACGGATGACTTCGTCCGCACCCGCCTGACCCACAGCCTCGAAGTGGCCCAGGTTGGCCGCGAACTGGGCCGTGCCCTGGGGTGTGACCCGGATGTGGTGGACACCGCCTGCCTGAGCCATGACCTGGGGCACCCGCCGTTCGGCCACAACGGCGAGTCCGCCCTGAACGAGGTGGCTCATGCCATCGGCGGTTTCGAAGGCAATGCCCAGACCCTCAGGCTCCTCACCCGGCTGGAGCCCAAGGTCCTGGCCACCGACGGGCGCCCGGCCGGACTGAACCTCACGAGGGCCAGCCTGGACGCGGCGGCGAAATACCCCTGGTCCGCGCTGAACGCGCCGGTGATCCATGGGCAGCGCACCAGCAAGTTCGGCGCCTATGAGGACGATCTTCCCATCTTCGACTGGCTCAGGGAGGGTGCGCCGGAACGCCGATCATGCCTGGAGGCACAGGTCATGGACCTTGCCGACGACATTTCCTATTCCGTCCACGACGTCGAGGACGCGATCGTGGCCGGGCACTTCCAGCTGCGCTGGATGGATAACCCGGACCACCGGGCCCGTGTGGTGGGCTATGCCAAGCAGTGGTACCTTCCGCACAACGACCCCGCCGCGATCGACGCTGCCCTGGCACGGCTGGAAGCCACCGACGTGTGGGTCCGCGAGGCCGACGGCAGCCGCAAATCCATGGCCGCCCTGAAGAACATGACCAGCCAGCTGATCGGCCGGTTCTGCCAGAGCGCCCTGGAGGCCACCCGTGCCGTCTACGGCCCGGAAAACCTCACCCGGTACAGCGCCGAGCTGATGGTCCCGGACGAGACGGTCATGGAAATCGCGGTGATGAAGGGCCTGGCCACCACGTTTGTGATGACCACCGAACACCGCCAGCCCATCTACGAGCGCCAGCGCGAGGTGCTGCACGCTCTGGTCACTGCCCTGAACGCCACGGGGGACCGTCACCTGGAGCCGATGTTCGCGGCTGACTGGCGGGACGCGCCCGACGACGGCGCACGGCTCAGGGTGGTCATCGACCAGGTGGCGTCGCTGACAGACGGATCGGCGCTGGCAATGTACGAACGCCTCGTGGGGAGCCTGCCGTCGCTGTGGTGA
- a CDS encoding GNAT family N-acetyltransferase — protein MAIEYREWLEGDDLTLLEIWGGPETEQARQFRGALAVSSGGADGSPWRRCIVAEDVIDGVGIPVAAGVVYEASLHPERLWTYIEVARDHRRAGIGATLLTMLRREAEQAPSGVTRLRAKVQPGTAGAAFAEAFGLAPIQRSRLVVVEPGALKLPVFPAKNDAGGLANDENAGSDVVMDLATGSVELTDVVGRYYTSIHGWDSPGVLSVGQVQKLFLDDLTGAHGALVLRAEPGSAFGTGVSPSKKGRIRAFAVSYAEAAQDPAADASAQGSKATDVFVGHEPALDADDAAAAVRDLLSLLAYQHPVMLELDDSMAALRAAVEPLLESGKARQAGADTVIVSD, from the coding sequence ATGGCCATCGAATACCGCGAATGGCTTGAGGGCGATGATCTGACGCTGCTGGAAATCTGGGGCGGCCCGGAGACTGAACAGGCAAGGCAGTTCCGCGGAGCCCTGGCCGTCTCCTCGGGAGGCGCGGACGGCTCGCCGTGGCGCCGCTGCATCGTTGCCGAGGACGTCATTGACGGCGTTGGTATTCCGGTGGCGGCGGGCGTCGTCTACGAAGCCTCGCTGCACCCGGAACGGCTGTGGACCTACATCGAGGTAGCGCGCGATCACCGCCGCGCCGGCATCGGTGCCACGCTCCTGACCATGCTGCGCCGCGAAGCCGAGCAGGCGCCGTCAGGCGTTACCAGGCTGCGCGCGAAGGTGCAGCCGGGCACTGCCGGGGCCGCGTTCGCCGAGGCGTTCGGGCTCGCCCCCATCCAGCGTTCCCGTCTCGTGGTGGTGGAGCCGGGCGCCCTGAAGCTGCCCGTGTTCCCTGCGAAGAACGACGCCGGCGGGCTGGCCAACGACGAAAACGCCGGTTCCGACGTCGTGATGGACCTCGCTACCGGCTCCGTTGAGCTGACCGACGTCGTGGGACGGTACTACACTTCCATCCACGGCTGGGATTCGCCGGGCGTGCTGTCGGTGGGGCAGGTGCAGAAGCTGTTCCTGGATGACCTCACCGGCGCCCACGGGGCGCTTGTGCTGCGCGCCGAGCCGGGGTCAGCCTTCGGCACCGGTGTTTCGCCCAGCAAGAAGGGCCGGATCCGCGCCTTTGCGGTGAGCTATGCGGAGGCGGCCCAGGACCCGGCGGCGGACGCATCGGCCCAAGGCTCTAAGGCCACGGATGTGTTTGTGGGCCACGAACCCGCGCTGGACGCGGACGACGCCGCAGCCGCGGTCCGTGACCTGCTCTCGCTCCTCGCGTACCAGCACCCGGTCATGCTGGAACTGGACGATTCGATGGCCGCGCTGCGCGCCGCCGTCGAGCCCTTGCTGGAATCCGGCAAAGCGCGCCAGGCCGGCGCGGACACCGTGATCGTCAGCGACTAG
- the dusB gene encoding tRNA dihydrouridine synthase DusB: MTVTATPPAPKLELPPLKLGPITVDTPVILAPMAGITNSAFRRLCREYGGGLYVAEMVTSRALVERTPESLRIISHDDDEKVRSVQLYGVDPVTVGHAVRMLVEEDRADHIDLNFGCPVPKVTRRGGGSALPWKTDLFTSIVQTAVKEASKGNVPLTIKMRKGIDEDHLTYLDAGRIARDAGVAAVALHGRTAAQFYSGQADWSAIARLREALPDIPVLGNGDIWSAEDAVRMVRETGVDGVVVGRGCQGRPWLFGDLMAAFEGSDVRHKPDLQKVAESVYRHAELMVETFGDEGKALREIRKHMAWYFKGYVVGSELRTKLAMVSSLEVLRETLDQLDLDSPYPGVDAEGPRGRAGSPKKPALPKDWLESRALNTAQSRDISAAELDVSGG; the protein is encoded by the coding sequence GTGACTGTTACCGCAACGCCTCCCGCCCCCAAGCTGGAACTCCCGCCCCTGAAGCTGGGCCCCATCACGGTGGACACTCCCGTGATCCTGGCTCCTATGGCGGGCATCACCAACTCCGCTTTTCGTCGTTTGTGCCGTGAATACGGCGGCGGCCTGTACGTGGCGGAGATGGTCACCTCGCGCGCCCTCGTGGAACGCACCCCCGAGTCGCTGCGCATCATCTCGCACGACGACGACGAAAAGGTGCGCTCCGTCCAGCTGTACGGCGTGGACCCCGTTACGGTGGGCCACGCAGTGCGCATGTTGGTCGAAGAGGACCGCGCGGACCACATCGACCTGAACTTCGGCTGTCCCGTTCCCAAGGTGACCCGGCGCGGCGGCGGGTCTGCCCTGCCCTGGAAGACCGATCTCTTCACCTCGATCGTCCAGACCGCGGTCAAGGAAGCGTCCAAGGGCAATGTCCCGCTCACCATCAAGATGCGCAAGGGCATTGACGAGGACCACCTGACGTACCTCGACGCCGGCCGGATCGCCCGCGATGCCGGGGTGGCCGCCGTCGCGCTTCACGGCCGCACCGCAGCGCAGTTCTATTCCGGCCAGGCGGACTGGTCTGCGATCGCCCGCCTGCGCGAAGCCCTGCCGGACATCCCTGTCCTCGGCAACGGCGACATCTGGTCTGCGGAGGACGCTGTCCGGATGGTCCGGGAAACCGGCGTGGACGGCGTGGTGGTTGGCCGCGGCTGCCAGGGACGCCCGTGGCTGTTCGGTGACCTCATGGCGGCCTTCGAAGGAAGCGACGTCCGCCACAAGCCGGACCTGCAGAAGGTGGCCGAGAGCGTCTACAGGCACGCTGAGCTGATGGTGGAAACCTTCGGTGACGAGGGCAAAGCCCTGCGGGAGATCCGCAAGCACATGGCCTGGTACTTCAAGGGTTATGTGGTGGGCAGCGAACTGCGGACCAAACTGGCCATGGTGTCCAGCCTGGAGGTACTGCGCGAGACCCTGGACCAGCTTGACCTGGACTCGCCGTACCCCGGCGTGGATGCCGAAGGCCCGCGCGGCAGGGCAGGGTCGCCCAAGAAGCCGGCGCTTCCCAAGGACTGGCTGGAATCCCGTGCCCTGAACACAGCGCAGTCCCGGGACATCTCTGCCGCGGAGCTGGATGTTTCCGGTGGCTGA
- the dnaG gene encoding DNA primase, with translation MAGLIKRDDIDEVRQRTDIKEVVDGYVTLKGAGLGTYKGLCPFHDERSPSFTVRPQVGRYHCFGCGEDGDVIAFVQKQDHTSFHEAVEKLAARIGYELRYEDGGTGPNREEVGKRQRLLDAHKIADEFFRAQLLTPGAAEGRNFLFGRGFDRAASEQFGVGYAPQGWDALLKHLRGRGFTDQELKLTGMFSEGNRGIYDRFRGRLIWPIRDIAGDTIGFGARKLYEDDQGPKYLNTPETTLYKKSQVLYGIDLAKRSIAKDRQLVVVEGYTDVMACHLAGIPTAVATCGTAFGTEHIKIARRLLSDDGTGGEVIFTFDGDAAGQKAALRAFEEDQRFTAQTYVAVEPTGADPCDLRQSRGDAAVRDLIATRRPLFEFAIKATLRRHNLDTVEGRVAALRESAPVVAQIRDAAIRPEYARELAGWLGISVEDVSRAVGVAMKRAAAGGPAAPGTPSGAGTAAQLGSARAGGPGVAAGPTSGAVPSYQRPDPRDPVASMERQALEVALQEPALLGGGIWERFSGARFITPAFLAVHDAMRASGPELIGDPARWVGQVMEEVPEPLRPLVSELSVVPLPASTAEGVQKYGRGILTALFELQITRVKADKMGQLQRLDPGSEHDRIQQLQRELMMLEMERRALRSDA, from the coding sequence GTGGCTGGCCTGATCAAACGTGATGACATAGACGAAGTACGCCAGCGCACGGACATCAAGGAAGTGGTTGACGGCTACGTCACGCTCAAGGGTGCCGGGCTGGGAACGTATAAGGGCCTGTGCCCCTTCCACGACGAACGGTCGCCGTCGTTCACCGTGCGCCCCCAGGTGGGCAGGTACCACTGCTTCGGGTGCGGTGAAGACGGGGACGTCATCGCCTTCGTGCAGAAACAGGACCACACCTCATTTCATGAGGCCGTGGAAAAACTGGCTGCCCGCATCGGCTACGAACTGCGCTACGAAGACGGCGGCACCGGCCCCAACCGCGAGGAAGTGGGCAAGCGGCAGCGCCTGCTCGATGCCCACAAAATCGCCGATGAATTCTTCCGCGCCCAGCTGTTGACGCCCGGCGCCGCCGAAGGCCGGAACTTCCTGTTCGGCCGCGGTTTTGACCGCGCCGCTTCGGAGCAGTTCGGCGTGGGCTACGCGCCGCAGGGCTGGGACGCGCTCCTGAAGCACCTCCGCGGCCGCGGCTTCACGGACCAGGAGCTCAAGCTGACGGGGATGTTCTCCGAGGGGAACCGGGGCATTTATGACCGGTTCCGCGGCCGGCTCATTTGGCCCATCCGCGACATCGCCGGCGACACCATCGGCTTCGGCGCCCGCAAGCTGTATGAGGACGACCAGGGCCCCAAATACCTCAACACCCCGGAAACCACGCTCTACAAGAAGTCCCAGGTGCTTTACGGGATAGACCTCGCCAAGCGCAGTATCGCCAAAGACCGCCAGCTTGTGGTGGTTGAGGGATACACGGACGTGATGGCCTGCCACCTGGCGGGAATCCCGACGGCGGTGGCCACCTGCGGCACGGCGTTCGGCACCGAGCACATCAAGATCGCCCGCCGTCTGCTGTCGGACGACGGCACCGGGGGAGAGGTTATCTTCACCTTTGACGGTGACGCCGCCGGGCAGAAGGCGGCACTGCGCGCCTTCGAGGAAGACCAGCGCTTTACCGCCCAGACCTACGTGGCCGTGGAGCCCACCGGCGCCGACCCGTGCGACCTGCGCCAAAGCAGGGGCGACGCCGCCGTGCGGGACCTGATCGCCACGCGCCGGCCGCTGTTCGAGTTTGCCATCAAGGCCACGCTCAGGCGCCACAACCTGGACACCGTGGAGGGCCGGGTGGCCGCGCTGCGGGAATCGGCTCCGGTGGTGGCCCAGATCCGCGACGCAGCCATCAGGCCCGAGTATGCCCGGGAACTGGCCGGCTGGCTTGGGATCTCGGTTGAAGATGTCAGCCGGGCTGTTGGTGTTGCCATGAAGCGTGCCGCCGCAGGCGGGCCGGCTGCACCTGGGACGCCCTCAGGAGCCGGTACGGCGGCTCAGCTGGGGTCCGCCCGGGCGGGCGGGCCCGGCGTGGCTGCCGGTCCGACGTCGGGCGCTGTCCCTTCCTATCAGCGGCCCGACCCACGGGATCCCGTGGCCTCCATGGAACGGCAGGCCCTGGAGGTGGCGCTGCAGGAGCCCGCACTCCTGGGCGGCGGCATCTGGGAGCGCTTCTCCGGGGCCCGGTTCATCACGCCCGCCTTCCTGGCCGTGCACGATGCGATGCGCGCCTCCGGCCCCGAGCTGATCGGCGACCCCGCACGCTGGGTGGGCCAGGTGATGGAGGAAGTCCCGGAACCCCTGCGGCCGTTGGTGTCCGAACTGTCCGTGGTGCCGCTGCCCGCGAGCACCGCCGAGGGAGTCCAGAAGTACGGCAGAGGCATTCTCACTGCGCTGTTTGAACTCCAGATCACGCGTGTGAAGGCGGACAAGATGGGCCAGCTGCAGCGACTCGACCCAGGCTCCGAGCACGACCGGATCCAGCAGCTGCAGCGTGAACTGATGATGCTCGAAATGGAACGCCGGGCACTGCGCTCGGACGCCTGA
- a CDS encoding glycine--tRNA ligase produces the protein MAAKSVLDQVISLSKRRGFVFQAGEIYGGSRSAWDYGPLGAELKENIKRQWWQSMVRGREDVVGLDSSVILPRQVWEASGHVDVFSDPLVECLSCHKRYRADHLEEEYEEKKGRPAENGLKDIACVNCGTRGEWTEPQEFSGLLKTFLGPVANEEGMHYLRPETAQGIFVNFSNVLTTSRKKPPFGIGQIGKSFRNEITPGNFIFRTREFEQMEMEFFVEPGTDEEWHEYWMKERMSWYTGLGIREENLRFFEHPLEKLSHYSKGTTDIEYRFGFQGSEWGELEGIANRTDFDLSTHSKASGQDLSYFNQATNERYTPYVIEPAAGLTRSFMAFLVDAYTEDEAPNAKGGVDVRTVLRLDPRLAPVKAAVLPLSRNEDLSPKAKDLGAQLRKNWNIDFDDAGAIGRRYRRQDEIGTPFCITVDFDTLEDQAVTIRERDTMSQERVSLDKVEGYLAARLIGA, from the coding sequence ATGGCAGCAAAATCCGTACTCGACCAGGTCATTTCCCTTTCCAAGCGAAGGGGCTTTGTGTTCCAGGCCGGTGAAATCTACGGAGGCTCGCGCTCTGCCTGGGACTACGGACCCCTCGGTGCCGAGCTGAAGGAAAACATCAAGCGCCAGTGGTGGCAGTCCATGGTCCGCGGCCGCGAGGACGTGGTGGGCCTGGATTCCTCCGTCATCCTGCCCCGCCAGGTATGGGAAGCCTCCGGCCACGTTGACGTCTTCTCGGACCCGCTCGTTGAGTGCCTCTCCTGCCACAAGCGCTACCGTGCCGACCACCTCGAAGAAGAGTACGAGGAAAAGAAGGGCCGCCCCGCCGAGAACGGTCTCAAGGACATTGCCTGCGTCAACTGCGGCACCCGCGGCGAATGGACCGAACCCCAGGAATTCTCCGGCCTGCTCAAGACGTTCCTCGGCCCGGTGGCCAACGAGGAAGGCATGCACTACCTGCGCCCCGAAACGGCCCAGGGCATTTTTGTGAACTTCAGCAACGTGCTTACCACGTCCCGCAAGAAGCCGCCGTTCGGCATTGGCCAGATCGGCAAGTCCTTCCGCAACGAGATCACACCGGGCAACTTCATCTTCCGCACCCGTGAATTCGAGCAGATGGAGATGGAGTTCTTCGTCGAGCCCGGCACGGACGAAGAGTGGCACGAGTACTGGATGAAAGAGCGCATGTCCTGGTACACCGGCCTGGGCATCCGTGAAGAGAACCTGCGCTTCTTCGAACACCCGCTGGAAAAGCTGAGCCACTACTCCAAGGGCACCACGGACATCGAATACCGCTTCGGCTTCCAGGGCTCCGAATGGGGCGAGCTCGAAGGCATCGCCAACCGCACCGACTTCGACCTCTCCACGCACTCCAAGGCTTCCGGCCAGGACCTGAGCTACTTCAACCAGGCCACCAATGAGCGCTACACCCCGTACGTGATCGAGCCGGCCGCCGGCCTGACCCGTTCCTTCATGGCGTTCCTGGTGGATGCGTACACCGAAGACGAGGCGCCCAACGCCAAGGGCGGCGTCGACGTCCGTACCGTCCTGCGCCTTGACCCGCGGCTGGCTCCCGTCAAGGCCGCGGTGCTGCCGCTGAGCCGCAACGAGGACCTCTCGCCGAAGGCCAAGGACCTGGGCGCGCAGCTGCGCAAGAACTGGAACATCGACTTCGACGACGCCGGCGCGATCGGCCGCCGCTACCGCCGCCAGGATGAGATCGGCACCCCGTTCTGCATCACCGTGGACTTCGACACCCTTGAGGACCAGGCAGTGACCATCCGCGAACGCGACACCATGAGCCAGGAACGCGTCTCGCTGGACAAGGTGGAAGGCTACCTGGCCGCCCGCCTGATCGGCGCCTGA
- a CDS encoding DUF1295 domain-containing protein: MSPFPWPEFAASLPWTALAVLAVLALTFGVAVWQGRHSVMDVAWGPGFVAVAVVSWFLSAGSGDDTRRFLLLLLSALWGLRLGGHIGWRARDGHEDPRYKALLDPAPGSRNAYALRRVYLPQGAVMFFVSLTLQVGMFATGPVAWVALLGVLLWMTGFVFETVGDWQLARFKKDPSRRGTVLDTGLWRYTRHPNYFGDAAIWTGLFLIAADSWPGILTILSPALMVWTLAGKTGKPLAEKAMSGRPGYREYVEATSGFIPWPPKRR; encoded by the coding sequence GTGAGCCCGTTCCCCTGGCCGGAGTTCGCGGCGTCACTGCCCTGGACAGCGCTGGCGGTCCTGGCGGTCCTGGCGCTGACGTTTGGTGTGGCCGTGTGGCAGGGCCGGCACTCGGTGATGGACGTCGCCTGGGGCCCGGGCTTCGTGGCGGTGGCCGTGGTGTCCTGGTTCTTGTCTGCCGGATCTGGCGATGACACCCGCAGGTTTCTGTTGCTTCTCCTGTCGGCCCTTTGGGGGTTGCGGCTCGGTGGCCACATTGGGTGGCGGGCGCGCGACGGACACGAAGACCCGCGTTACAAGGCCCTGCTGGATCCTGCGCCCGGTTCCAGGAACGCCTACGCGCTCCGCCGTGTCTACCTGCCGCAGGGTGCGGTGATGTTCTTTGTGTCCCTGACGCTGCAGGTGGGGATGTTCGCCACCGGGCCTGTGGCCTGGGTGGCCCTGCTCGGCGTTCTGCTGTGGATGACGGGGTTTGTGTTCGAAACCGTGGGCGACTGGCAGCTGGCCCGGTTCAAGAAGGACCCGTCCCGCCGCGGCACGGTGCTGGATACCGGTTTGTGGCGATACACCCGGCATCCCAACTATTTCGGTGATGCAGCCATCTGGACGGGGCTGTTCCTCATCGCCGCAGACTCCTGGCCGGGCATCCTGACCATCCTGTCACCGGCGCTGATGGTGTGGACGCTGGCGGGGAAGACCGGGAAGCCCCTGGCGGAAAAGGCGATGTCCGGCCGGCCCGGCTACCGGGAATATGTCGAAGCAACCAGCGGCTTCATCCCGTGGCCGCCCAAACGCCGGTGA
- a CDS encoding alpha/beta hydrolase: MTDRSTEFHTNEPAARREAALSVLPASGKTQGVALVLHGGKAHSFEPVEARHLSPLRMITFARHLHRAGKDHGMAVWSLRNSVRGWNGPDRSALQDAHWALQQISAQHPGVPVYLVGHSMGGLTAVSAADDPQVDAVVALAPWLSPETPAIALTGRKVLIVHGTGDHMTSPSQSLAFARRATGTAASMQYVSLHGAGHFMVRRGRLWHTLATGFVMMAFAARTGFTHPASRTLAELVPMSSAEVAL; encoded by the coding sequence GTGACGGACCGCAGCACTGAATTCCACACCAACGAACCTGCTGCGAGGCGGGAGGCGGCGCTCAGTGTGCTGCCGGCCTCCGGGAAAACGCAGGGCGTGGCACTGGTCCTGCACGGGGGCAAGGCACACAGCTTTGAGCCCGTGGAGGCTCGCCACCTGAGCCCGCTGCGCATGATCACGTTCGCCCGCCACCTGCACCGTGCCGGGAAGGACCATGGCATGGCCGTGTGGTCCCTGCGGAACAGCGTGCGGGGCTGGAACGGGCCGGACAGGTCTGCACTGCAGGATGCCCACTGGGCGCTCCAGCAGATCAGTGCGCAGCACCCTGGCGTTCCCGTGTATCTGGTGGGGCACTCCATGGGCGGCCTCACCGCCGTGAGTGCCGCGGACGATCCGCAGGTGGACGCCGTGGTGGCGCTGGCCCCTTGGCTCAGCCCGGAGACACCTGCCATTGCGCTCACTGGGCGCAAGGTCCTGATTGTCCACGGCACCGGAGACCACATGACCAGCCCGTCCCAGTCCCTGGCCTTCGCGCGCCGAGCCACCGGGACAGCAGCCTCCATGCAGTATGTTTCGCTACACGGTGCCGGTCATTTTATGGTCCGCCGCGGCCGTCTGTGGCACACGCTGGCCACCGGCTTTGTCATGATGGCGTTCGCCGCGCGCACCGGATTCACACACCCCGCCTCGCGCACGCTTGCTGAACTGGTGCCCATGTCCTCCGCTGAAGTGGCCCTGTGA